The Virgibacillus dokdonensis genome includes a window with the following:
- the spoIID gene encoding stage II sporulation protein D encodes MKPSKYSKKHGSNYTKKRNALLLKKLKAKHQSQNQSKPFKKKSLTRNKYWFAPKKHYLQKRPKQHVWKIPSAILLACLLMIILVVPTLIVIPYSKGDEKVAKAPPIASSEETTNQNMDLGSSPFSVSVMRSNVDKVEGVPLEEYVVGVVASEMPAEFEKEALKAQSLAARTYIVNQKLHGGGAKQESDVTDTVQHQVYKDEGQLQKLWGSDFEWKMKKVKEAVAETKGEIVTYKDTPITPAFFSTSNGYTENSEDYWENELPYLRSVESHWDEESPKYLDQKTFSIQQLEKALEVDLPNQFPLAVETTHTDSNRVEQLQLAKQTFSGREVREKLELRSSDFTIEQKNNHFIFTTKGFGHGIGMSQYGANGMAKEGKNYQDIVRYYYQDVKISTINDTAPTLVAK; translated from the coding sequence ATGAAACCTAGCAAATATTCAAAAAAACATGGGTCTAACTACACGAAAAAACGAAATGCCTTATTATTAAAAAAATTAAAAGCAAAGCACCAATCTCAGAATCAATCAAAACCATTCAAGAAAAAGTCGCTAACACGTAATAAATATTGGTTTGCACCCAAAAAGCACTATTTACAAAAAAGACCAAAGCAACATGTATGGAAAATTCCTTCTGCCATTTTGTTAGCTTGTTTACTGATGATTATCTTAGTAGTACCTACATTAATTGTCATTCCTTATAGCAAGGGGGATGAAAAAGTAGCGAAAGCCCCCCCAATTGCAAGTAGTGAAGAAACAACCAACCAAAATATGGATTTAGGTAGCTCTCCTTTCTCGGTATCAGTGATGCGTTCGAATGTAGATAAAGTAGAGGGAGTACCTTTAGAGGAATATGTAGTTGGTGTAGTCGCTTCTGAAATGCCCGCAGAATTTGAAAAAGAAGCGTTAAAAGCGCAGTCCCTTGCAGCGAGAACGTATATTGTGAATCAAAAGCTTCATGGTGGAGGAGCTAAACAAGAATCAGATGTCACAGATACAGTGCAACATCAGGTATATAAAGATGAAGGTCAGCTGCAAAAGTTATGGGGGAGCGATTTTGAATGGAAAATGAAAAAAGTAAAAGAAGCGGTGGCAGAAACAAAGGGAGAAATAGTAACCTATAAAGATACGCCAATTACGCCTGCTTTTTTCTCTACGAGTAACGGCTATACGGAGAATTCAGAAGACTACTGGGAAAATGAACTTCCATATTTACGTAGTGTGGAGAGTCATTGGGATGAGGAGTCTCCGAAATATTTAGATCAAAAGACGTTTTCGATACAGCAGTTAGAAAAAGCGTTAGAAGTAGATTTACCGAATCAATTTCCTTTAGCTGTTGAGACTACGCATACAGATAGTAATCGGGTAGAACAGTTGCAATTAGCAAAGCAAACTTTTTCAGGAAGGGAAGTTAGAGAAAAGCTAGAATTGCGCTCAAGTGATTTTACCATTGAACAAAAAAATAACCATTTCATTTTTACAACCAAAGGATTTGGTCATGGAATCGGCATGAGTCAATATGGTGCAAATGGAATGGCTAAAGAAGGAAAAAATTATCAAGATATTGTCCGTTATTACTATCAGGATGTAAAAATAAGTACAATTAATGATACAGCTCCAACTCTTGTCGCAAAATAG
- a CDS encoding ABC transporter ATP-binding protein, whose product MAKAILEVNRLKKFFEVNRNQTLQAVNDVSFQISEGETFGLVGESGCGKSTIGRTILGLYHKTAGEVLYDGKDIHGLKENDRFKLHKKMQMIFQDPYASLNPRSTVQEIISEPMEIHRLYRHKKEIKERVYQLLEEVGLQRDHANRYPHEFSGGQRQRIGIARALALNPEFIIADEPISALDVSIQAQVVNLLKKIQYEKGLTFLFIAHDLSMVKQISDRIGVMYLGNLIELTKSEQLYDHPYHPYTKALLSAIPIPDPEVEEKRERIILQGELPSPINPPSGCVFRTRCPMAMRICEQQKPQFREITPEHFVACHLYS is encoded by the coding sequence ATGGCAAAAGCAATTCTCGAAGTAAACCGTCTGAAGAAATTTTTTGAAGTGAACAGAAACCAGACGCTACAGGCTGTCAATGATGTATCGTTTCAAATAAGCGAAGGAGAGACATTTGGCTTAGTAGGGGAGTCGGGTTGTGGTAAATCTACGATTGGGCGAACCATTCTCGGTTTATACCATAAGACAGCTGGAGAAGTCTTGTACGACGGGAAGGATATTCATGGTTTAAAAGAAAATGATAGATTCAAGTTGCATAAAAAAATGCAAATGATTTTTCAAGATCCGTATGCCTCATTAAACCCTCGATCTACTGTACAGGAAATTATCTCTGAGCCAATGGAAATACATCGTTTGTATCGACATAAGAAGGAAATAAAAGAACGAGTATACCAATTATTAGAAGAGGTAGGTTTACAGCGGGATCATGCTAATCGTTATCCTCATGAATTCAGTGGCGGTCAAAGGCAGCGTATAGGTATTGCAAGGGCGCTCGCTTTAAATCCAGAGTTCATTATTGCAGATGAACCAATTTCGGCTTTGGATGTTTCCATACAGGCGCAAGTCGTCAATTTATTAAAGAAAATTCAATATGAAAAAGGATTAACGTTTTTATTTATTGCCCATGATTTATCGATGGTGAAGCAAATTTCTGATCGAATTGGCGTCATGTACTTAGGGAATTTAATCGAACTTACAAAATCAGAACAGCTATATGACCATCCCTACCACCCGTATACAAAGGCGCTATTGTCTGCAATCCCTATTCCAGATCCAGAAGTCGAAGAAAAGCGAGAACGAATTATATTGCAAGGTGAACTCCCAAGTCCGATTAACCCGCCGAGCGGATGTGTGTTTCGTACGCGATGTCCAATGGCTATGCGTATTTGTGAGCAACAAAAACCGCAATTTCGAGAAATAACACCAGAGCACTTTGTTGCCTGCCATCTTTATTCATAA
- a CDS encoding C40 family peptidase: MSQQMYGKITNELYVTCVSVATVWTEPLCARRIDALAIHNPAHVDQWVKQLDYTEKLALCVENRIQTQLLYGEQVLVTEWAGDWAHVIIPTQPSHKDRRGYPGWVPACQLKQISNQDWLQPIGAIVRSPFAPLTIHNESFIHLSYLTILPVKRHHGSTTSVVTPHGNGYVNTQDIELFSNADGIPHSNGESIVAVAKSYIGLDYLWGGMSAYGYDCSGLAYATHKANGYQIARDAGDQVKGGIKVPLDRILPGDLLFFAYENGKGRIHHVGIYSGNGEMLHAPQTGKGIEQIRLANTMYETELCAARRYWQEEETIENGKSNSRSKPSEEIF; the protein is encoded by the coding sequence GTGAGTCAGCAAATGTACGGGAAAATAACAAATGAACTGTATGTAACCTGTGTTTCTGTTGCTACGGTTTGGACAGAGCCATTATGTGCTAGAAGAATAGATGCATTAGCGATTCATAACCCTGCACATGTAGATCAGTGGGTGAAGCAATTAGATTATACTGAAAAACTGGCATTATGCGTGGAAAATCGTATTCAAACACAATTGCTGTATGGCGAACAAGTACTAGTAACGGAGTGGGCTGGTGATTGGGCTCATGTTATTATACCTACTCAGCCGTCACATAAAGATAGAAGAGGTTATCCAGGTTGGGTGCCTGCTTGCCAACTCAAACAAATTTCTAATCAAGACTGGCTTCAGCCTATAGGTGCTATCGTTCGATCTCCTTTTGCTCCGTTAACTATTCATAATGAATCCTTTATACACTTAAGTTATTTAACCATTTTACCAGTAAAAAGACATCATGGTTCTACGACATCTGTAGTAACACCACATGGTAACGGATATGTTAATACACAAGATATAGAGTTATTTTCAAACGCAGACGGTATCCCCCATAGTAATGGGGAGTCCATTGTAGCTGTTGCTAAATCTTACATAGGGCTTGACTATTTATGGGGCGGGATGAGCGCTTACGGTTATGATTGTTCAGGTTTAGCCTACGCTACGCATAAAGCGAATGGATATCAAATTGCTAGAGATGCAGGCGATCAAGTAAAAGGTGGAATCAAAGTTCCGCTAGATAGGATACTACCTGGTGATTTACTTTTCTTTGCTTATGAAAATGGGAAAGGAAGGATACATCATGTAGGTATTTATTCTGGTAACGGAGAAATGCTACATGCCCCACAAACGGGAAAGGGAATTGAACAAATCAGACTTGCGAATACGATGTATGAAACGGAGTTATGTGCGGCTAGGCGCTACTGGCAGGAGGAGGAAACGATCGAAAATGGCAAAAGCAATTCTCGAAGTAAACCGTCTGAAGAAATTTTTTGA
- a CDS encoding peptide ABC transporter substrate-binding protein, with translation MKKGLLYLMGVLVFLVLAACTANESTGTEDENGEGEKAGDEKILQLNNGEEPTSFDPAIGFDNVSWNALNNLMEGLTRLGEDHTPQPAVAEKWDVSEDGTTYTFYLREDANWSNGDPVVAEDFIYAWERLLNPETGSSAGFLGYFIKGGEAFNSGEGSTEDLGITAVDEKTLEVELENPTGFFLHVLTNPAFFPVNHQVAAENPEWHTEAESFVGNGPFKLEFWEHDNEMIFTKNDVYWDADSVSLDGVHWAMVNDTNTEYQMFERGELDSAQIPAELSDQIIDGDNVQIVDQGGLEFFRFNVTEEPFQNKHIRKAFALAVDQDNIAEYVVKNKVKPAYGYISPGFTNPSSEDFRDVNGDLVSFDPEEAKQLLEKGMKEEGYDELPTVTLSYNTSDLNKEVAEAIQGMLSENIGVDVELENTEWNVFLEDQKALNHQLSRSSFLYDYADPVNFLESFITGSYMNRTGWSNEQYDKLIVHAKSQADEAKRWEYMYEAEKLLAEEMPLFPVRYYNQVEVLQEGVTNILRHPVGYLDLKYADKQ, from the coding sequence ATGAAGAAAGGGTTGCTTTACTTAATGGGAGTTTTGGTGTTTCTTGTTTTAGCTGCTTGTACGGCAAATGAGAGTACTGGTACAGAAGATGAGAATGGAGAGGGAGAGAAGGCAGGAGATGAAAAAATTCTTCAACTTAATAACGGAGAAGAGCCAACATCTTTTGACCCAGCAATAGGTTTTGATAATGTTTCTTGGAATGCGTTAAACAACTTAATGGAAGGGCTCACGCGACTCGGTGAAGATCATACACCACAACCTGCAGTTGCGGAAAAATGGGATGTTTCAGAAGATGGTACCACATACACATTCTATTTACGTGAGGATGCGAACTGGTCTAATGGCGATCCAGTTGTGGCTGAAGATTTCATCTATGCGTGGGAGCGTTTATTAAATCCAGAAACAGGCTCATCTGCTGGATTTCTAGGTTACTTTATCAAAGGGGGAGAAGCATTTAACAGCGGGGAAGGTTCTACAGAAGATTTAGGAATTACCGCAGTTGATGAAAAAACGCTAGAAGTTGAATTGGAAAACCCGACTGGATTTTTCTTACATGTACTAACCAATCCTGCCTTTTTTCCAGTGAACCATCAAGTGGCTGCAGAAAATCCAGAATGGCATACTGAAGCAGAATCATTTGTAGGTAATGGGCCATTTAAGCTGGAATTTTGGGAACATGATAATGAAATGATATTTACGAAAAATGATGTATACTGGGATGCAGACAGTGTAAGCTTAGACGGCGTGCATTGGGCGATGGTCAATGATACGAATACGGAATATCAAATGTTTGAACGAGGAGAGTTAGATTCAGCCCAAATCCCTGCAGAATTATCCGATCAGATAATTGATGGAGATAATGTGCAGATTGTTGACCAAGGAGGATTAGAGTTTTTCCGCTTTAATGTTACAGAAGAGCCTTTTCAAAATAAGCACATAAGAAAAGCTTTTGCGTTAGCAGTAGATCAAGATAATATTGCAGAATATGTGGTGAAAAATAAAGTGAAGCCTGCTTATGGTTATATATCTCCTGGGTTTACCAACCCTAGCAGCGAAGACTTCCGAGATGTAAATGGCGATCTCGTCTCATTTGATCCTGAGGAAGCAAAGCAGCTTTTAGAAAAAGGGATGAAAGAAGAGGGCTATGATGAACTGCCTACGGTTACTTTATCCTATAATACAAGCGATTTAAATAAAGAAGTAGCTGAAGCAATTCAAGGAATGCTTAGTGAGAATATTGGTGTCGATGTAGAGCTTGAAAATACAGAATGGAATGTTTTCTTAGAAGATCAAAAGGCTTTAAATCATCAATTATCGAGAAGCTCCTTTTTATACGATTACGCTGATCCAGTTAATTTCCTTGAAAGCTTTATTACTGGATCATATATGAATCGCACAGGCTGGTCCAATGAACAGTATGATAAATTAATTGTCCATGCAAAATCACAAGCGGATGAAGCGAAACGTTGGGAATATATGTATGAGGCAGAAAAGCTATTAGCAGAAGAAATGCCGTTATTTCCAGTTCGTTATTATAATCAGGTAGAAGTATTACAAGAAGGTGTAACAAACATACTTCGCCATCCAGTAGGGTATCTGGATTTAAAGTATGCCGATAAGCAATAG
- a CDS encoding ABC transporter ATP-binding protein, with protein sequence MERLLEVQDLHVIFSTYGGTIKAVRGVDFYLNKGETLAIVGESGCGKSVTSQAIMQLIPEPPGKIARGKVIFKGNEITHYTEKQMRSIRGVDISMIFQDPMTALNPTLTIGTQLMEGLQEHQSIRGETATSKALEMMHLVGIPNPKERLKQYPHQFSGGMRQRIVIAMALICEPELLIADEPTTALDVTIQAQILELFTTIQAKTGVSIILITHDLGVVAKIADRIAVMYAGKIIETGTKRDIFYNQQHPYTKGLLKSVPRLDLKEEQLSPIDGTPPDLFAPPQGCPFTARCPYAMEVCDNVYPVTTERSSSHRVDCWLQDKRAQQLLARTANQ encoded by the coding sequence ATGGAGAGACTACTTGAGGTACAAGATTTACATGTAATTTTTTCGACGTATGGTGGGACAATTAAAGCCGTTCGAGGTGTGGATTTTTATTTGAATAAAGGGGAAACACTAGCAATTGTTGGAGAGTCAGGTTGCGGGAAGAGCGTCACCTCACAAGCGATTATGCAACTGATTCCAGAACCGCCAGGAAAAATTGCTAGAGGCAAGGTAATATTTAAGGGCAATGAGATAACTCATTATACCGAAAAACAGATGCGATCGATTCGTGGTGTGGATATATCGATGATTTTCCAAGATCCAATGACAGCATTAAATCCTACGCTAACTATTGGCACGCAGCTTATGGAAGGATTGCAGGAGCATCAATCCATTCGCGGAGAAACAGCTACCTCCAAAGCTTTAGAAATGATGCATTTAGTTGGGATACCAAACCCTAAGGAACGGTTAAAGCAATATCCACACCAATTTAGTGGAGGGATGCGGCAAAGAATTGTGATCGCTATGGCTTTAATTTGTGAGCCAGAGTTATTAATTGCTGATGAGCCTACAACGGCTTTGGATGTAACCATTCAAGCACAAATTTTAGAATTATTTACGACAATTCAAGCAAAAACAGGTGTATCTATTATTCTAATTACGCATGACTTAGGGGTTGTGGCTAAAATAGCCGATCGAATTGCAGTTATGTATGCAGGAAAAATAATTGAAACGGGAACAAAGCGTGACATATTTTACAATCAGCAGCATCCTTATACGAAAGGTTTGCTAAAATCAGTTCCAAGGCTCGATTTAAAAGAAGAGCAATTATCACCAATTGATGGGACACCGCCGGATTTATTTGCGCCACCGCAAGGGTGTCCGTTTACAGCGAGATGCCCTTACGCCATGGAGGTGTGTGATAACGTATATCCTGTAACGACGGAACGAAGCAGTTCACATCGAGTGGATTGCTGGCTGCAGGACAAACGGGCGCAACAACTTCTAGCTCGCACAGCCAACCAATAA
- a CDS encoding ABC transporter permease, which yields MKINVTDQTGKKPTSHSEIPNEWFSWKERDAKALETVSRPSLSYWKDASRRLVKNKLAMTGLVFLVLLTVFAIFAPLLSPYEVNKQDLPNQYQPPSLEHWFGTDSGGRDVFTRTWYGARISLFVGLMAALIDFTIGIIYGGLSGYKGGRTDNIMMRIIEVLYGLPYLLVVILLLVVLGPSLGTIILALTVTGWVGMARIVRGQVLQIKNYEFVLASRSFGAKTARIIRKNLLPNTMGPIIVQMTLTVPSAIFAEAFLSFLGLGIQAPFASWGVMANDSLGAILSGHWWTLFFPAFFISFTMFAFNVLGDGLQDALDPKLRK from the coding sequence ATGAAAATAAATGTGACAGACCAAACAGGAAAGAAGCCAACTTCTCATTCGGAAATACCAAATGAATGGTTTTCTTGGAAAGAGCGGGATGCGAAAGCGTTAGAAACGGTATCAAGACCATCTTTATCGTATTGGAAAGATGCTTCGCGAAGATTAGTGAAAAATAAGTTAGCAATGACGGGGTTGGTGTTCTTGGTTTTACTTACTGTTTTCGCAATATTCGCACCTTTATTATCACCGTATGAAGTAAACAAACAAGATCTACCGAATCAGTATCAGCCACCTTCTTTAGAACATTGGTTTGGAACGGATAGTGGTGGGAGGGATGTGTTTACTCGTACATGGTATGGAGCACGTATTTCATTATTTGTCGGCTTAATGGCAGCACTTATTGATTTTACCATTGGGATTATTTATGGTGGCTTGTCCGGATATAAAGGAGGACGTACGGATAATATTATGATGCGGATTATTGAAGTGTTATATGGTCTTCCTTATTTGTTAGTCGTTATTTTATTACTCGTCGTTTTAGGCCCCAGCTTAGGTACTATTATTCTCGCTTTAACCGTTACAGGTTGGGTAGGAATGGCAAGAATTGTACGTGGGCAAGTATTGCAAATCAAAAATTATGAGTTTGTGCTTGCTTCTAGGTCATTTGGTGCGAAGACAGCACGGATTATTCGTAAAAACTTATTACCGAATACAATGGGGCCAATTATTGTGCAAATGACGTTAACAGTTCCAAGTGCGATTTTTGCAGAAGCGTTTTTAAGTTTTCTTGGACTTGGGATTCAAGCCCCATTTGCAAGCTGGGGAGTGATGGCAAATGATTCGTTAGGGGCAATCTTATCTGGACATTGGTGGACATTATTTTTTCCAGCATTCTTCATTTCTTTTACGATGTTTGCATTTAATGTATTAGGGGATGGGCTTCAGGATGCACTTGATCCAAAGCTGAGAAAGTAG
- a CDS encoding ABC transporter permease, whose product MLRYIGKRLLMMMVTLWVIVTLTFILMVTIPGSPFNSERGTNEVVQANLEAHYNLDEPYIVQYVLYLKSIVTFDFGPSIKQPSQTVNEMLGRGFPISLELGIITIIVAVLSGITLGVFAALKHNQLIDYVAMGFAVLGISIPNFVLATLLIQQLAVNIEWFPVARWLSPAHMILPVTALATGPMAIIARLTRSTMLEVLTQDYIKMARAKGLAPWKIICKHALRNALMPVVTIMGTLLAGILTGTFVIEKIFAIPGMGKYFVESINQRDYPVIMGTTVFYSTFLIVMLFLVDIAYGILDPRIKLHKKGGRE is encoded by the coding sequence ATGCTACGTTATATAGGAAAGCGCTTACTTATGATGATGGTTACTTTATGGGTAATTGTTACATTGACGTTTATTCTAATGGTGACGATACCAGGTTCTCCGTTTAATAGTGAACGGGGGACAAATGAAGTCGTTCAAGCAAACTTAGAAGCACATTATAATTTGGATGAGCCATACATAGTTCAATATGTCCTTTATTTAAAATCGATTGTTACGTTTGATTTTGGCCCATCGATTAAACAGCCATCACAAACGGTCAATGAAATGCTTGGCCGCGGTTTTCCCATTTCTTTGGAACTGGGAATAATTACTATTATTGTCGCCGTATTATCTGGCATAACGTTAGGTGTGTTTGCAGCGTTAAAGCATAATCAGCTTATTGATTACGTAGCCATGGGTTTTGCTGTGTTAGGTATATCCATTCCCAATTTTGTACTAGCTACCTTGCTTATTCAGCAATTGGCAGTGAATATAGAATGGTTTCCAGTTGCAAGATGGTTAAGTCCCGCACATATGATTTTACCCGTTACAGCACTTGCAACAGGGCCAATGGCGATTATCGCAAGGCTCACAAGGTCAACAATGCTTGAGGTGTTAACACAGGACTATATTAAAATGGCTAGAGCTAAGGGGTTAGCACCGTGGAAGATTATTTGCAAGCATGCTTTAAGAAATGCGTTAATGCCTGTGGTTACCATTATGGGAACCTTACTGGCAGGAATATTAACAGGCACGTTTGTTATTGAGAAAATATTTGCTATTCCCGGAATGGGGAAGTATTTTGTAGAAAGTATCAATCAGCGTGATTATCCTGTTATTATGGGAACGACAGTATTTTACAGCACTTTTTTAATTGTGATGCTATTTCTCGTTGATATTGCCTATGGCATATTAGACCCGCGTATTAAGCTGCATAAGAAAGGCGGGAGAGAATGA
- a CDS encoding M55 family metallopeptidase, whose translation MKLYVSMDMEGITGVPDETFVASSMHNYERSRKMMTEEANVVIRAAIAQGCLEIIVNDSHSKMNNLLIEDLHEDAQLITGDVKPFSMMHGLDASYDAAIFVGYHARAGTFGVMSHTMIHAVRTMYINDHEIGEMGLNAYLAGFYGVPIIAVAGDDQAAKEASELIPNVTAIAVKETISRSSVKSLTPKKSAQLLTEKITEAVQNRHLVVPLIPPDKPVLRIEFANFGQAEWASLMPGTKIEAGTTVVRFQAKDILEAYQAMLVMTELAMLTKFS comes from the coding sequence ATGAAACTGTATGTTTCTATGGATATGGAAGGAATTACGGGGGTGCCAGATGAAACTTTCGTCGCCTCATCAATGCACAATTATGAACGTTCCAGGAAGATGATGACGGAAGAAGCCAACGTGGTCATTCGTGCGGCTATTGCCCAAGGTTGTTTAGAAATTATTGTTAATGATAGCCATTCTAAGATGAATAACTTACTGATTGAGGATTTACATGAAGATGCGCAGCTTATTACTGGTGACGTAAAGCCATTTTCCATGATGCATGGGCTAGATGCCTCGTATGATGCCGCTATATTTGTCGGTTATCATGCACGAGCAGGAACGTTTGGAGTTATGTCTCATACGATGATTCATGCTGTAAGGACGATGTATATCAATGATCACGAAATTGGTGAGATGGGATTAAATGCTTATTTGGCAGGTTTTTATGGAGTACCCATTATAGCTGTTGCAGGTGATGATCAAGCAGCAAAGGAAGCAAGTGAACTTATTCCAAATGTCACAGCTATAGCTGTGAAAGAGACGATTTCTCGGTCATCTGTTAAAAGCTTAACACCTAAAAAATCGGCGCAGTTATTAACGGAGAAGATAACAGAAGCTGTACAAAATCGCCATCTTGTTGTACCGCTTATACCTCCCGATAAACCTGTTTTACGAATAGAATTTGCTAATTTCGGACAGGCGGAATGGGCTAGTTTAATGCCTGGTACAAAGATAGAAGCAGGAACAACAGTTGTTCGCTTTCAAGCAAAAGACATACTGGAAGCATATCAGGCAATGCTTGTTATGACAGAGCTTGCCATGTTGACGAAATTCTCATAA
- the murA gene encoding UDP-N-acetylglucosamine 1-carboxyvinyltransferase: MEKIIVRGGHQLQGTVKVEGAKNAVLPVIAASLIASEGKSVIKDVPELADVYTINQVLENMNASVHFDNNTVTVDASNRLTTEAPFEYVRKMRASVLVIGPLLARYGHAKVAMPGGCAIGSRPIDLHLKGFEAMGAKTHVGNGFVELHVDKRLKGAKIYLDMPSVGATENIMMAAALAEGKTVLENCAKEPEIVDLANYLNKMGAKIVGAGTETIRIEGVDKLYGAEHSIIPDRIEAGTFMVAAAITEGNVLIENAVTEHLRSVISKLEEMNVIVQEEKNGLRVIGPKQLKATDIKTLPHPGFPTDMQSQMMALMLVAQGTSVITETVFENRFMHVEEFRRMNAKMKIEGHSVIIEGPCNPQGAEVAATDLRAAAALILAGLVADGVTRVTELKHLDRGYVDFAGKLAALGADVERVDEHGNSVLPYVHVEPINRSIAAKLS, from the coding sequence ATGGAAAAAATCATCGTAAGAGGTGGACACCAATTGCAAGGCACTGTGAAAGTGGAAGGTGCTAAAAATGCTGTTCTCCCTGTCATTGCTGCTAGTCTTATTGCAAGTGAAGGAAAAAGCGTCATTAAGGATGTTCCTGAACTAGCTGATGTATATACAATTAATCAAGTGTTGGAAAATATGAATGCAAGTGTACATTTTGACAATAACACAGTTACGGTTGATGCTTCAAATCGTTTAACAACAGAAGCTCCATTTGAATATGTAAGAAAAATGCGTGCTTCTGTTCTTGTAATCGGACCATTGTTAGCACGTTACGGTCATGCAAAAGTAGCTATGCCTGGTGGGTGTGCAATTGGTTCTAGACCAATTGATTTGCATTTGAAGGGCTTTGAGGCGATGGGTGCCAAGACGCATGTTGGAAATGGGTTTGTCGAGCTTCATGTCGACAAGCGTCTTAAAGGTGCGAAAATTTATTTAGATATGCCAAGTGTTGGTGCAACGGAAAATATTATGATGGCGGCTGCGCTAGCAGAAGGAAAGACAGTTTTAGAAAACTGCGCCAAAGAACCAGAAATTGTAGATTTAGCGAATTATTTAAATAAGATGGGTGCCAAAATTGTTGGTGCAGGAACAGAAACCATTCGTATTGAAGGCGTAGACAAATTGTATGGTGCAGAGCATTCGATTATACCTGATCGTATTGAAGCAGGTACGTTTATGGTGGCTGCAGCCATAACAGAAGGAAATGTGTTAATTGAAAATGCTGTTACTGAGCATTTACGTTCCGTTATTTCCAAGTTAGAAGAAATGAATGTTATCGTGCAAGAAGAAAAAAATGGCTTAAGGGTAATTGGTCCAAAGCAATTGAAAGCAACGGATATAAAAACGTTACCTCATCCTGGTTTCCCTACAGATATGCAATCCCAAATGATGGCCTTAATGTTAGTTGCTCAAGGCACTAGTGTTATTACGGAGACGGTGTTTGAAAATCGGTTTATGCATGTGGAAGAATTCCGTCGTATGAATGCTAAAATGAAAATAGAAGGACACAGTGTCATTATCGAGGGACCTTGTAATCCACAAGGAGCTGAAGTGGCAGCTACGGATTTAAGAGCGGCTGCAGCACTTATTTTAGCTGGTTTAGTAGCTGATGGTGTGACTAGAGTTACGGAATTAAAACATCTTGACCGTGGTTACGTGGATTTTGCTGGAAAATTAGCAGCATTAGGAGCAGATGTGGAAAGAGTGGATGAGCATGGTAATTCAGTTTTGCCTTATGTGCATGTAGAACCAATCAATCGTTCTATAGCTGCAAAACTGTCATAA
- a CDS encoding YwmB family TATA-box binding protein, which translates to MKKSIILAILCLFVANTIVAQTHDRTENELLDLVHFMIAEDTSILEWETTWKESISQARTDDLVEMLSRKYHKHVTKDEQKIKYSFEDSHIYKGFNVLFHVILPRQKHVNAELIVVVKGNGWHSDMEKNYRNTVLSFQKEYFTSSVKKFACLTTKGNGIISSDYFLNKLTNYFQIQQKQTQFDTIEQSTHKKIIYGYTPVWERKISVNDTPMNIQIAVEENGSDNPTYVIGTPILINEY; encoded by the coding sequence GTGAAAAAGTCTATTATTCTAGCAATTTTATGTTTGTTCGTCGCAAATACAATAGTAGCGCAAACGCATGATAGAACTGAAAATGAATTATTGGATTTAGTTCATTTTATGATTGCTGAAGACACTTCTATTCTGGAATGGGAAACAACGTGGAAAGAATCTATTTCCCAAGCAAGAACAGATGATTTAGTAGAAATGCTAAGTCGTAAATATCATAAGCATGTAACAAAAGATGAGCAGAAAATAAAATATTCCTTTGAAGACAGCCATATCTATAAAGGGTTCAACGTATTGTTTCATGTGATCCTTCCGCGTCAAAAACATGTTAATGCAGAATTGATCGTCGTTGTGAAAGGAAATGGATGGCATTCGGATATGGAAAAAAACTATCGGAATACCGTTTTAAGCTTTCAAAAAGAATATTTCACAAGTTCTGTAAAGAAATTTGCTTGTCTGACGACTAAAGGAAATGGTATAATAAGTAGTGATTATTTTTTAAACAAATTAACAAATTATTTTCAAATACAGCAAAAACAGACGCAATTCGATACAATAGAACAATCGACACATAAAAAAATCATTTACGGGTATACACCAGTGTGGGAACGAAAAATTTCCGTAAATGATACACCTATGAACATACAAATCGCAGTTGAAGAAAATGGATCGGACAATCCTACATACGTGATAGGAACACCTATCCTAATAAATGAATATTAA